A single window of Kitasatospora sp. HUAS MG31 DNA harbors:
- a CDS encoding ABC transporter ATP-binding protein translates to MSTATLDKTTTGSATVEFRALRRTFGATTALDGLDLTVRPGELLALLGPSGCGKTTALRILAGFETHDSGQVLVDGEDITRIPAHRRDAGMVFQSYSLFPHLTAADNVAFGLRMRGTGKAERRRRAQELLELVGLPQHADRYPHQMSGGQQQRIALARALALQPRVLLLDEPLSALDAKVRLNLREEIRRLQQELGITTLFVTHDQEEALSMADRVAVLRAGRLEQCATPSELYARPATAFVAEFVGTMSRIPCERAGDGVEVLGRRHEVDGTLPADGALQVLVRPENVGLTPAADGGALVVSASFLGAVTRLTVRLADGTEIKADLPTEEAATLPVGSTAHLALPPRPLLVDRR, encoded by the coding sequence ATGAGCACCGCCACCCTCGACAAGACCACCACCGGCAGCGCCACCGTCGAGTTCCGCGCGCTGCGCCGGACCTTCGGCGCCACCACCGCGCTGGACGGCCTCGACCTGACCGTCCGTCCCGGCGAGCTGCTGGCCCTGCTGGGCCCGTCCGGCTGCGGCAAGACCACCGCCCTGCGGATCCTGGCCGGCTTCGAGACCCACGACAGCGGCCAGGTCCTGGTCGACGGCGAGGACATCACCCGGATCCCGGCCCACCGCCGCGACGCCGGCATGGTCTTCCAGTCGTACAGCCTCTTCCCGCACCTCACCGCCGCCGACAACGTCGCCTTCGGCCTGCGGATGCGCGGCACCGGCAAGGCCGAGCGCCGTCGCCGCGCCCAGGAGCTGCTGGAGCTGGTCGGCCTGCCCCAGCACGCCGACCGCTACCCGCACCAGATGTCCGGCGGCCAGCAGCAGCGCATCGCCCTCGCCCGGGCGCTGGCCCTGCAGCCGCGCGTCCTGCTGCTGGACGAGCCGCTGTCCGCGCTGGACGCCAAGGTCCGGCTCAACCTCCGCGAGGAGATCCGCCGCCTCCAGCAGGAACTCGGCATCACCACCCTGTTCGTGACCCACGACCAGGAGGAGGCGCTGTCCATGGCCGACCGGGTCGCGGTGCTGCGGGCCGGGCGGCTTGAGCAGTGCGCCACGCCCTCCGAGCTGTACGCCCGGCCGGCCACCGCGTTCGTGGCGGAGTTCGTCGGCACCATGAGCCGCATCCCGTGCGAGCGGGCCGGGGACGGCGTGGAGGTGCTCGGACGCCGGCACGAGGTGGACGGCACCCTGCCGGCCGACGGCGCGCTGCAGGTCCTGGTGCGGCCGGAGAACGTCGGGCTGACCCCGGCCGCGGACGGCGGGGCGCTGGTCGTCTCCGCCTCCTTCCTCGGCGCGGTCACCCGGCTCACCGTCCGCCTCGCCGACGGCACCGAGATCAAGGCCGACCTGCCCACCGAGGAGGCCGCCACCCTCCCCGTCGGCAGCACCGCCCACCTCGCCCTGCCGCCCCGCCCCCTCCTCGTCGACCGCCGCTGA
- a CDS encoding ABC transporter permease, translated as MAQLISRLRLWRGLVLLLAGVYFLVPMGASVWFSVAAPDGGVDLAAYTGLLSAPGFTDSLVLTLELAGVTVAVLLLLLVPALIAVRLGSPRLRPVLEVVCTLPLVVPPVALTAGLIGVLRWGPDYLMDTPFFQTVVFVQDPKFPLVLVIAYVLMSLPLAYRALDAGLRAVDVRTLVEAARSCGASWPRAVVSVVLPNLRGALLNASFLTLALVLGEFTAASILGYQPFAVWIYTVGNSQAQMSVAVSVLSLLITWVLLLLLAAAGRERRGTLR; from the coding sequence ATGGCTCAGCTGATCTCCCGCCTGCGCCTGTGGCGCGGACTCGTCCTGCTGCTGGCCGGCGTGTACTTCCTGGTGCCGATGGGCGCCTCGGTCTGGTTCTCGGTGGCCGCCCCGGACGGCGGCGTCGACCTCGCCGCGTACACCGGACTGCTCTCCGCCCCCGGCTTCACGGACAGCCTGGTGCTCACCCTGGAACTGGCCGGCGTCACCGTCGCCGTGCTGCTGCTCCTGCTGGTGCCCGCGCTGATCGCCGTCCGCCTCGGCTCGCCCCGGCTGCGGCCGGTGCTGGAGGTGGTCTGCACCCTGCCCCTGGTGGTCCCGCCGGTGGCGCTGACCGCCGGGCTGATCGGCGTGCTGCGCTGGGGCCCGGACTACCTGATGGACACCCCGTTCTTCCAGACAGTCGTGTTCGTCCAGGACCCGAAGTTCCCGCTGGTGCTGGTCATCGCCTACGTGCTGATGTCGCTGCCGCTGGCGTACCGGGCGCTGGACGCCGGCCTGCGGGCGGTGGACGTGCGCACCCTGGTCGAGGCCGCCCGCAGCTGCGGCGCGAGCTGGCCCCGGGCCGTGGTCTCGGTGGTCCTGCCCAACCTGCGCGGCGCGCTGCTGAACGCCTCCTTCCTCACCCTGGCCCTGGTGCTCGGCGAGTTCACCGCCGCCTCGATCCTCGGCTACCAGCCCTTCGCGGTGTGGATCTACACGGTCGGCAACAGCCAGGCCCAGATGTCCGTCGCGGTCTCGGTGCTCAGCCTGCTGATCACCTGGGTGCTGCTGCTCCTGCTGGCCGCCGCCGGCCGCGAGCGCCGAGGGACCCTCCGATAA